Proteins from a genomic interval of Bradyrhizobium sp. CCBAU 53340:
- a CDS encoding LysR substrate-binding domain-containing protein, producing the protein MDLRQLRYFIAVAEERSFTLAARRLNISQPPLSQHIQALEAELGTQLLYRTSRKVELTQAGEAMLLRGRAILQQVKSAEDEVRSIGAGLIGTLDLGATGSILRGRLAELLAAYREVAPLVRMTVHEQAPALQIAALLNRTTNISLIRGVPTERDLVSRLAWREEVVLAVARNHPLAKRKRVALSELASEDHVVLDPDSSDFARYVQTCCVDAGFLPKVSQQVVDAQSIPSLIAAGFGVALVPQSIARFTTADIAFRPIRPSPPAADVFLVFRQDETSMVVHNFIKLALRYLSQRKRLG; encoded by the coding sequence ATGGACCTTCGCCAGCTCAGGTATTTCATTGCCGTGGCCGAGGAGCGCAGCTTCACCCTCGCCGCCCGGCGGCTGAACATCTCGCAGCCGCCGCTCAGCCAGCATATCCAGGCCCTCGAGGCAGAGCTCGGCACCCAGCTGCTCTACAGGACCAGCCGCAAGGTCGAGCTGACCCAGGCCGGTGAAGCGATGCTGCTGCGCGGCCGCGCCATCCTGCAACAGGTCAAGTCAGCGGAAGACGAGGTGCGCTCGATCGGCGCCGGCCTGATCGGAACACTGGATCTCGGTGCGACCGGCTCCATCCTGCGCGGCCGGCTTGCGGAGCTGCTTGCGGCCTACCGGGAGGTGGCGCCATTGGTCAGGATGACGGTGCACGAGCAGGCGCCGGCGCTGCAGATCGCGGCCCTGCTCAACCGTACCACCAATATCTCGCTCATTCGTGGCGTCCCCACCGAACGCGACCTCGTCAGCAGACTGGCATGGCGGGAAGAGGTCGTCCTCGCCGTGGCCCGCAACCACCCTTTGGCGAAACGCAAGCGCGTTGCGCTTTCCGAACTGGCGTCGGAAGACCACGTCGTGCTCGATCCCGACAGCTCTGATTTCGCGCGCTATGTACAGACCTGCTGCGTCGATGCCGGCTTCCTGCCAAAGGTATCCCAGCAGGTCGTCGATGCGCAGTCGATCCCGAGCCTGATCGCGGCCGGCTTCGGCGTCGCGCTCGTGCCGCAATCGATCGCGCGTTTCACGACAGCCGACATCGCGTTTCGTCCAATCCGCCCCTCACCGCCCGCCGCAGACGTGTTCCTGGTGTTCAGACAGGACGAGACATCGATGGTGGTGCACAATTTCATCAAGCTCGCGCTGCGATATCTGAGCCAGCGGAAGAGGCTGGGATAG
- the dctA gene encoding C4-dicarboxylate transporter DctA — protein sequence MPRIFKSLFFQVVVALALGIALGMAYPDTALQMKPLGDGFIKLIKMLVPVIVFCVVVQGISAAGDLSKVGRVGIRALLYFEIVTSVALVFGIALAYYFQPGAGMNINPATLDAKALSGFSQTAAQVAGGGVSEFLMKLIPGTIVGAFSSGDVLQVLIVSIMFGCAVSLCGERARPVVDFVERVNEIIFKMMNFVVRLAPIGVFGAIAFTVGKYGIGSLKQLGGLVGLFYLAVVLFVVVVLGAIMRLSGFSLFKLLAYLREELMIVLGTAAGDSVLPQTMRKLELLGIKRSTVGLVIPTGYSFNLDAFSIYLTLAAVFIAQATNTPLAMGDLLAILGVALLTSKGAHGVPGSAIVVLAATLSAIPAIPAIGLVLILSVDWFIGIARALGNYVGNCVATVVVASWEGDLDRAKAHRILNGEMVPSGETLQAEPDGAAAPVAGLQTL from the coding sequence ATGCCCAGGATCTTCAAGTCACTCTTCTTCCAGGTCGTCGTCGCGCTCGCGCTCGGCATTGCGCTCGGCATGGCCTATCCCGATACGGCCTTGCAGATGAAGCCGCTCGGCGACGGCTTCATCAAGCTGATCAAGATGCTGGTACCCGTCATCGTGTTCTGCGTCGTGGTGCAGGGAATTTCGGCGGCCGGAGACCTTTCGAAGGTCGGAAGGGTCGGCATCCGCGCGCTGCTCTATTTCGAGATCGTCACGTCAGTCGCCCTGGTGTTCGGCATCGCGCTGGCCTACTATTTCCAGCCCGGTGCCGGAATGAACATCAACCCGGCGACGCTCGACGCCAAGGCGCTGAGCGGATTCAGCCAGACCGCAGCTCAGGTCGCCGGCGGCGGCGTTTCCGAGTTCCTGATGAAGCTCATCCCCGGAACGATCGTCGGCGCGTTCAGCTCCGGCGATGTCCTGCAGGTCTTGATCGTCTCGATCATGTTCGGCTGTGCGGTGTCACTGTGCGGCGAGCGCGCAAGGCCGGTCGTCGATTTCGTCGAGCGGGTCAACGAGATCATCTTCAAGATGATGAACTTCGTCGTCCGGCTCGCCCCGATCGGCGTCTTCGGCGCGATCGCGTTCACCGTCGGCAAGTACGGCATCGGTTCGCTCAAGCAGCTCGGCGGCCTGGTTGGCCTGTTCTATCTGGCTGTGGTCCTGTTCGTGGTGGTCGTCCTCGGAGCGATCATGCGGCTGTCCGGCTTCAGCCTGTTCAAGCTGCTCGCGTACTTGCGCGAAGAGCTGATGATCGTGCTCGGCACCGCCGCGGGCGACAGCGTGCTGCCGCAGACCATGCGCAAGCTCGAATTGCTTGGAATCAAGCGGTCGACTGTCGGACTCGTCATCCCGACCGGTTATTCGTTCAACCTGGATGCGTTCTCAATCTACCTGACCCTGGCAGCCGTCTTCATTGCGCAGGCGACCAACACGCCGCTGGCCATGGGGGACCTGCTGGCGATCCTCGGCGTCGCGTTGCTCACCTCCAAGGGCGCCCATGGCGTCCCGGGCTCGGCCATCGTCGTCCTCGCCGCCACGCTGTCGGCAATCCCGGCCATCCCGGCGATCGGCCTCGTTCTGATCTTGTCGGTGGACTGGTTCATCGGTATTGCTCGTGCGCTCGGCAATTACGTCGGAAACTGCGTTGCGACGGTGGTCGTCGCCTCATGGGAAGGCGACCTTGATCGCGCCAAGGCGCATCGTATCCTGAACGGCGAGATGGTTCCGTCGGGCGAGACCCTGCAGGCCGAACCTGATGGCGCGGCTGCTCCCGTCGCGGGTTTGCAGACGCTGTAA
- a CDS encoding ureidoglycolate lyase, whose translation MATLSIEPLTKQAFAPFGEVIETEGVAPLSINQGYARRFNDLANIDVAAEGGQTNISWFVASLRPVPIAIRLMERHPLGSQLFMPLDGADWLVVVCADPRKPESYRAFAATGHQGVNYARNCWHHPLLVLKDASPFLVVDRKGNGNNLEEYWLDETVQLDLMPESHEV comes from the coding sequence ATGGCGACACTTTCGATCGAGCCCCTGACGAAGCAGGCGTTCGCTCCGTTCGGCGAAGTCATCGAAACGGAGGGGGTGGCCCCCCTGTCGATCAACCAGGGCTATGCGAGGCGCTTCAACGACCTCGCCAATATCGACGTCGCCGCGGAGGGCGGACAGACCAACATCAGCTGGTTTGTCGCCTCCTTGCGTCCTGTGCCCATCGCCATTCGCCTGATGGAGCGCCATCCGCTCGGCAGCCAGTTGTTCATGCCGCTCGACGGGGCCGACTGGCTGGTCGTCGTTTGCGCAGATCCGCGCAAACCAGAGAGCTATCGGGCGTTCGCGGCGACGGGGCATCAGGGCGTGAACTACGCGCGAAATTGCTGGCACCATCCGCTCTTGGTGCTCAAGGACGCAAGCCCGTTCCTGGTCGTCGACCGCAAGGGGAACGGGAACAATCTCGAAGAATACTGGCTTGACGAGACCGTGCAGCTCGATCTCATGCCGGAAAGCCACGAGGTCTGA
- a CDS encoding bifunctional allantoicase/(S)-ureidoglycine aminohydrolase — protein MSSRTYHVPQGGLPPQTDLLSGRAVFTTAYAVIPSSVQRDIVVSYLPHWDNTRVWVLARPLSGFAETFSHYLMEIAPAGGSDIPEPEKDAEGALFVVGGHVTLKLAGKEAELRSGGFAYVPPGCAWSLRNRGPGPAQLHWIRKLYQRVPGLADPEPIVANEDSIAPVPMPDTDGRWATTRFVDPADLRHDMHVTIVTFEPGGTIPFMETHVMEHGLYVLEGKAVYRLNRDWVEVEAGDYMWLRAFCPQACYAGGPGRFRYLLYKDVNRHMNLRQGAPLI, from the coding sequence ATGTCATCGCGCACCTATCACGTCCCGCAGGGCGGCCTGCCGCCGCAGACGGATCTCCTTAGCGGCCGCGCGGTCTTTACGACCGCGTACGCCGTTATTCCGAGCAGCGTGCAACGCGATATCGTCGTCAGTTATTTGCCGCACTGGGACAATACGCGCGTCTGGGTGCTGGCGCGGCCGCTCTCCGGCTTCGCCGAGACGTTCTCCCACTATCTGATGGAGATCGCGCCGGCAGGAGGAAGCGACATCCCCGAGCCCGAAAAGGACGCGGAGGGAGCGCTGTTCGTCGTGGGCGGGCATGTCACTCTCAAGCTGGCGGGCAAGGAAGCCGAGCTGAGGAGCGGCGGCTTTGCCTATGTGCCGCCGGGTTGCGCGTGGAGCCTTCGCAATCGCGGCCCGGGCCCGGCCCAGCTTCACTGGATCCGCAAGCTGTACCAGCGCGTGCCGGGTTTGGCCGACCCCGAACCGATCGTGGCCAACGAAGACTCGATTGCGCCGGTGCCGATGCCTGATACGGACGGGCGGTGGGCCACCACGCGCTTCGTCGATCCCGCCGACCTCAGGCACGACATGCACGTTACCATCGTGACGTTCGAGCCGGGGGGAACGATCCCCTTCATGGAGACGCACGTCATGGAGCACGGGCTGTACGTGCTCGAAGGCAAGGCGGTCTACCGCCTCAATCGCGATTGGGTGGAGGTCGAGGCCGGCGACTATATGTGGCTGCGCGCGTTCTGCCCGCAGGCCTGCTACGCGGGAGGTCCCGGCCGATTTCGCTATCTGCTCTACAAGGACGTCAACAGGCACATGAATCTGCGGCAAGGGGCGCCGCTGATCTAG
- a CDS encoding acyltransferase domain-containing protein — protein MLALLCGGQGTLSDQIFDLVAGQPAAEPVFAATTARLGEDPREFVRTRNADVLSANRVSQILTVTSALAIHACIADLLTKETVVTGYSVGEMAAWSIAGLWTADEALRLTDVRARLMDRAAGPDSRLGYVRGLDRTTLGQLLAKHRCEIAIRNPDLLYVVGGTERDVIGLCHEATTQGAARAGLLAVRIASHTSRLEAACKPLQQAFAASTHAPIAAQRILLAGDGGERIFCASDATATLAGQVARPIDWAATLEALAEQGVDRVLDLGPGHALAEMMQGAFPSIRCYAADGFRTIGGLRSWIARQD, from the coding sequence ATGCTGGCACTGCTCTGCGGCGGACAAGGCACGCTCTCGGACCAGATTTTTGATCTTGTCGCCGGCCAGCCGGCTGCCGAGCCGGTTTTCGCTGCCACAACGGCCCGTCTCGGGGAAGACCCGCGAGAGTTCGTGAGGACGCGGAACGCGGACGTGCTGTCCGCCAACCGCGTCAGCCAGATCTTGACCGTCACATCGGCCCTCGCGATCCACGCCTGCATTGCCGATCTGCTGACTAAGGAGACCGTGGTCACGGGTTATAGCGTTGGCGAGATGGCGGCCTGGAGCATCGCGGGACTATGGACCGCCGACGAAGCCCTGCGACTGACCGATGTCCGCGCCCGGTTGATGGACCGCGCGGCCGGTCCGGACAGCCGGCTCGGCTATGTCCGCGGGCTCGATCGGACCACGCTCGGCCAGCTGCTTGCGAAGCATCGCTGCGAGATCGCGATCAGGAATCCCGATCTTCTCTATGTGGTCGGCGGCACGGAACGGGATGTCATCGGTCTCTGCCATGAGGCGACAACGCAGGGCGCCGCGCGGGCCGGACTTCTCGCCGTCAGGATCGCCTCGCACACGTCACGGCTCGAAGCGGCCTGCAAGCCCCTGCAACAGGCGTTCGCGGCGAGCACGCACGCGCCCATTGCAGCTCAGCGGATCCTCCTCGCCGGAGATGGCGGCGAGCGCATCTTCTGTGCATCCGATGCGACGGCGACGCTCGCCGGCCAGGTCGCACGCCCGATCGACTGGGCTGCGACGCTGGAGGCTCTTGCAGAGCAAGGCGTCGATCGCGTGCTGGACCTCGGCCCGGGACATGCGCTGGCCGAGATGATGCAAGGCGCCTTTCCGTCGATCCGCTGCTATGCCGCCGACGGATTCCGCACCATCGGCGGCCTGCGCAGTTGGATCGCGCGGCAAGACTAG
- the mdcB gene encoding triphosphoribosyl-dephospho-CoA synthase MdcB → MNLALRWQALPQRALRAEQLGHLASLCLKREVETYPKPGLVSHVDNGAHRDMDAKLLCRSADTLAPFFHELAAAGAVGAGMDRLRAIGVSAERAMLAATSGVNTHRGAIFGLGLLCAAAGYRSALGIRKPLGELVSQRWGEAILDGPISLRSHGAVAARRYGAGGARAEAACGFPSVYDIALPALHAARTLVPDDDEAVRVQTCMALMAEVADTNLLHRGGAEGLRFAQDSASAFLAAGGVGSSGWRKRAADIHQAFVARNLSPGGSADLLAMTLFVDRMGP, encoded by the coding sequence ATGAACCTTGCGCTGAGATGGCAAGCGCTGCCGCAACGAGCGCTGCGTGCGGAGCAGCTCGGTCATCTCGCTTCGCTCTGCCTGAAGCGCGAAGTCGAGACCTATCCGAAGCCCGGGCTCGTGAGCCATGTCGACAACGGCGCACATCGCGATATGGATGCCAAACTGCTGTGCCGAAGCGCCGACACGCTGGCACCGTTCTTCCACGAGCTCGCCGCCGCAGGCGCCGTGGGCGCCGGCATGGACCGGTTACGCGCGATCGGGGTTTCGGCCGAGCGCGCGATGCTGGCGGCGACCTCGGGCGTAAACACGCATCGCGGCGCGATCTTCGGGCTGGGCCTGCTCTGCGCCGCGGCCGGCTATCGCAGCGCGCTCGGCATCCGCAAGCCGCTCGGCGAATTGGTGTCGCAACGATGGGGCGAGGCCATCCTCGACGGCCCGATCTCGCTGCGCAGCCATGGCGCGGTGGCTGCGCGCCGCTATGGCGCCGGCGGCGCCAGGGCGGAAGCCGCTTGCGGTTTCCCCTCCGTCTATGACATCGCCCTTCCCGCGCTGCATGCGGCACGGACGCTCGTGCCCGACGATGACGAAGCGGTCCGCGTTCAAACCTGCATGGCGTTGATGGCCGAAGTCGCCGACACCAATCTGCTGCACCGGGGCGGAGCCGAGGGATTGCGGTTCGCGCAAGATAGCGCGTCTGCATTCCTTGCCGCCGGAGGCGTCGGCTCTTCGGGATGGCGCAAGCGCGCCGCCGATATTCACCAGGCATTCGTCGCCCGCAACCTCAGCCCGGGCGGCTCGGCAGATCTGCTCGCCATGACCCTGTTCGTCGATCGGATGGGGCCCTGA
- the mdcG gene encoding malonate decarboxylase holo-[acyl-carrier-protein] synthase gives MAEALARHSMVKASTAGWAAVMDRYPELASEPIVAGWVHAGRPLIVRRPACSDTAGRVPLGLPLPPSHGKRRIAISLAAADIVASAPPPLLADAAAAAPAHWRATIDLLLALLPETRTFGSLAWQHLTGLPYLSESSDLDLLWPLSSVTQAKSLPSDIAAIAKQAPMRLDGEIMGPAGGVQWRELTGHDEDEVLVKGPAGVASTTRAAFLSGAVS, from the coding sequence ATGGCTGAAGCTCTCGCACGCCACAGCATGGTAAAGGCCTCGACGGCCGGATGGGCCGCGGTGATGGATCGCTATCCCGAGCTTGCCAGCGAGCCGATCGTCGCGGGCTGGGTACATGCGGGACGTCCCCTCATCGTCCGCCGGCCGGCCTGCAGCGATACCGCCGGCCGCGTTCCGCTCGGTCTGCCGCTTCCTCCAAGCCATGGCAAACGGCGCATCGCCATCTCGCTCGCCGCCGCTGATATCGTCGCATCCGCTCCGCCGCCCCTGCTGGCCGATGCCGCCGCCGCGGCGCCTGCGCACTGGCGCGCGACCATCGACCTCTTGCTTGCGCTTCTGCCGGAGACGCGCACCTTCGGCAGTCTGGCCTGGCAGCATCTCACCGGCCTTCCCTATCTTTCCGAGAGCTCGGATCTCGATCTGCTCTGGCCGCTGTCATCAGTGACGCAAGCAAAGAGCCTGCCGTCCGACATTGCCGCGATTGCCAAGCAGGCACCGATGCGGCTGGACGGCGAGATCATGGGTCCCGCCGGGGGCGTGCAATGGCGCGAGCTGACCGGCCATGACGAGGACGAAGTGCTTGTGAAAGGTCCGGCCGGTGTCGCGAGCACGACGCGCGCCGCTTTTCTGTCGGGTGCGGTGTCATGA
- the mdcE gene encoding biotin-independent malonate decarboxylase subunit gamma, whose protein sequence is MTRDDILASLFPNGRKIDTSGAMIAGRAMLPDGGPIHVLGIIGGQPLGADEAIVLARRVINIVKSEDRAPILFLVDSASQRMSKRDELLGLSEYLSHLAKALLLAEAEGHRTVGLLYGGSAAGAFIATALATGTLVALPGAHPAVMDLPSMARVTKLPIDVLEAKAEATPVFAPGLDNMVLTGGVHAVWDDSAPLAPQLAAVLQRSHGRDDRSRLGAERGGRRKAAEIADRVAALAAHRGSQHG, encoded by the coding sequence TTCCGAACGGGCGCAAGATCGACACATCAGGCGCGATGATCGCGGGACGGGCGATGCTGCCCGACGGCGGACCTATCCACGTGCTCGGCATCATCGGGGGACAGCCGCTTGGCGCCGACGAGGCGATCGTGCTCGCGAGACGCGTGATCAACATCGTCAAGTCCGAGGATCGGGCGCCGATTCTGTTCCTGGTGGATTCCGCCAGCCAGCGCATGAGCAAGCGCGACGAGCTGCTCGGCCTCAGCGAATATCTGTCGCATCTCGCCAAGGCGCTGCTGCTGGCGGAGGCCGAGGGCCATCGCACCGTCGGCCTGCTCTATGGCGGTAGCGCCGCCGGCGCGTTCATCGCCACCGCGCTCGCCACCGGCACGCTGGTGGCGCTGCCCGGCGCCCATCCCGCGGTGATGGACCTGCCGTCGATGGCACGGGTCACCAAGCTGCCGATCGATGTGCTGGAGGCCAAGGCCGAAGCGACGCCCGTGTTCGCGCCCGGGCTCGACAACATGGTGCTGACGGGCGGCGTTCATGCCGTCTGGGACGACAGCGCACCGCTGGCGCCGCAGCTTGCGGCCGTCCTGCAACGGTCGCACGGACGGGATGATCGCAGCCGGCTCGGCGCCGAACGCGGCGGCAGGCGCAAAGCTGCCGAGATCGCCGATCGCGTTGCTGCGCTCGCGGCGCATCGGGGATCGCAACATGGCTGA